One stretch of Streptomyces sp. MMBL 11-1 DNA includes these proteins:
- a CDS encoding MFS transporter — translation MTGSHATPADTATSDRHRGGLALLVIASCQLMVVLDVTIVNIALPHMQKDLGFSTENLSWVVNAYTLTFGGLLLLGGRLGDILGRRRVFVFGVLLFVFASLLGGLSQEGWQLLAARSLQGVGGAIASPTALSLITTTFREGPERNRAFGVFAAVSAGGSAIGLLAGGLLVEWLDWRWVLFVNVPIGLLIAFATPRYIPESERRPGHFDIAGALTSTVGMVLLVYGFIRASEDGWTDAITLGSFAVAVVLLAVFITVERGSKQPITPLRMFRDRNRAGSYAMMLSLAAAMFGMFFFLTLFVQNVLAFSPLRAGLAFLPVSAVIAVSAGLASQLLPKWGPKPFMVVGALLAAVGLGWLTLTDVHSSYLGSILGPMLVFGFGMGMQFVSLTLMAVSGVAPKEAGAASGILNATQQVGGSLGLSILVTTFGTASRNEATDQVPRFLREGTPAQLLEFRRTGELPPPWGHEVLASGVSSAFVVAACFAVVAALVALFVIQVRPADLARLQGGAAPLAAEGTGDAATDTAGPGTDASRHGVDKSRPGTDHSQPGIDEPRPEQGPERPAKES, via the coding sequence ATGACGGGCTCCCACGCGACACCCGCCGACACGGCCACCTCCGATCGGCACCGCGGCGGACTGGCACTGCTGGTCATCGCCTCGTGCCAGCTGATGGTGGTGCTCGACGTCACCATCGTCAACATCGCGCTTCCGCACATGCAGAAGGACCTGGGGTTCTCCACCGAGAACCTCTCCTGGGTCGTCAACGCGTACACGCTGACGTTCGGCGGCCTCCTGCTGCTCGGCGGACGCCTCGGTGACATCCTCGGCCGCCGCCGGGTCTTCGTCTTCGGCGTGCTGCTCTTCGTCTTCGCCTCGCTGCTCGGCGGACTGTCCCAGGAGGGCTGGCAGTTGCTGGCCGCCCGCTCGCTCCAGGGCGTCGGCGGCGCGATCGCCTCGCCCACCGCTCTGTCGCTGATCACCACCACCTTTCGCGAGGGACCCGAACGCAACCGCGCGTTCGGGGTGTTCGCGGCCGTCTCGGCGGGCGGCAGCGCGATCGGACTGCTCGCCGGCGGGCTGCTGGTGGAGTGGCTGGACTGGCGCTGGGTCCTGTTCGTCAACGTCCCGATCGGCCTGCTGATCGCGTTCGCGACCCCCCGCTACATCCCCGAGTCCGAACGCCGTCCGGGCCACTTCGACATCGCCGGGGCGCTCACGTCGACGGTCGGCATGGTGCTGCTCGTCTACGGTTTCATCCGCGCCTCCGAGGACGGCTGGACCGACGCGATCACCCTCGGCTCGTTCGCGGTGGCCGTGGTGCTCCTCGCGGTGTTCATCACGGTCGAACGTGGCTCGAAACAGCCCATCACGCCTCTGAGGATGTTCCGCGACCGCAATCGCGCCGGCTCCTACGCGATGATGCTCAGCCTCGCCGCGGCGATGTTCGGGATGTTCTTCTTCCTGACGCTCTTCGTGCAGAACGTCCTCGCCTTCAGCCCGCTGCGGGCCGGCCTCGCCTTCCTGCCGGTGAGCGCCGTCATCGCGGTCAGCGCCGGCCTGGCCTCCCAGCTGCTGCCCAAGTGGGGTCCCAAACCCTTCATGGTGGTGGGCGCCCTCCTGGCCGCCGTCGGTCTCGGCTGGCTGACGCTGACCGACGTCCACAGTTCGTACCTGGGCTCGATCCTCGGTCCGATGCTCGTGTTCGGCTTCGGCATGGGCATGCAGTTCGTGTCGCTGACCCTGATGGCGGTCTCGGGCGTCGCCCCGAAGGAGGCGGGCGCCGCCTCCGGCATCCTCAACGCCACCCAGCAGGTCGGCGGGTCCCTGGGACTGTCGATCCTCGTCACGACGTTCGGCACGGCCAGCCGCAACGAGGCGACCGACCAGGTGCCGAGATTCCTCCGGGAGGGCACGCCCGCCCAGCTGCTGGAGTTCCGCAGGACCGGTGAGCTGCCACCGCCCTGGGGACACGAGGTGCTCGCCTCGGGCGTCTCCAGTGCCTTCGTCGTCGCGGCCTGCTTCGCCGTGGTCGCCGCCCTGGTCGCCCTGTTCGTCATCCAGGTCAGGCCCGCCGACCTGGCCCGCCTCCAGGGCGGTGCGGCACCGCTCGCCGCCGAGGGAACGGGCGACGCCGCAACGGACACGGCAGGGCCGGGCACGGACGCTTCCCGGCACGGCGTGGACAAGTCACGGCCCGGCACGGACCATTCACAGCCCGGCATCGATGAGCCACGGCCCGAGCAGGGCCCCGAGCGGCCCGCGAAAGAGAGCTGA
- a CDS encoding FAD-dependent monooxygenase: MIDVLVVGGGPAGLAAAIRAASAGLEAVVVEPRTAPVDKACGEGIMPGGVAALRDLGVRVTGHELRGIRYTDGRRSAEAAFRGGPGAGVRRTELHAALHERAAALGVRVVGAKAGEIRQDEGTVTAAGLTARWLIAADGLHSPLRRALGLDRPVAGPGRYGLRRHYPLAPWTDHVEVHWSRHGEAYVTPVGERLVGVAVLSRERRPYDRHLAAFPALAARLAGHPGATPVRGAGPLRQRALGRRAGRVLLVGDAAGYVDALTGEGIALAVATATAAVDCLATGRPEDYPRRWVRVTRRYRLLTAALLAAAGHPSSGRLIVAAAHRAPAVFRTAVHALQ; encoded by the coding sequence GTGATCGACGTCCTGGTCGTGGGCGGCGGACCGGCCGGACTGGCCGCCGCGATCCGGGCCGCCTCGGCGGGCCTGGAGGCGGTGGTGGTCGAGCCGCGCACCGCCCCCGTCGACAAGGCGTGCGGCGAGGGCATCATGCCCGGCGGCGTCGCGGCCCTGCGCGACCTCGGCGTCCGGGTCACCGGCCACGAACTGCGCGGCATCCGCTACACCGACGGCCGGCGCAGCGCGGAGGCGGCCTTCCGGGGCGGCCCCGGCGCGGGCGTCCGCCGCACCGAACTCCACGCCGCCCTGCACGAGCGGGCCGCGGCCCTGGGCGTACGCGTCGTCGGCGCGAAGGCGGGGGAGATCCGGCAGGACGAGGGCACCGTCACCGCCGCCGGACTCACCGCGCGCTGGCTCATCGCCGCCGACGGGCTCCACTCGCCGCTGCGCCGCGCCCTGGGCCTCGACCGGCCCGTCGCCGGGCCCGGACGCTACGGTCTGCGCCGCCACTACCCGCTCGCCCCGTGGACGGACCACGTCGAGGTGCACTGGTCCCGGCACGGCGAGGCATACGTGACCCCGGTCGGTGAGCGCCTGGTGGGGGTGGCGGTCCTGAGCCGCGAGCGTCGCCCCTACGACCGGCATCTGGCCGCCTTCCCCGCTCTCGCGGCCAGGCTAGCGGGCCACCCCGGGGCCACCCCCGTACGCGGGGCCGGTCCGCTGCGTCAGCGGGCGCTGGGCCGGCGGGCCGGGCGCGTCCTGCTGGTCGGCGACGCCGCGGGGTACGTGGACGCCCTGACCGGAGAGGGCATCGCCCTCGCGGTCGCCACCGCGACGGCCGCGGTCGACTGCCTGGCCACCGGTCGCCCCGAGGACTACCCGCGCCGGTGGGTACGGGTCACCCGACGCTACCGCCTGCTCACCGCGGCCCTGCTGGCCGCCGCGGGCCACCCGTCCTCGGGGCGGCTGATCGTCGCCGCGGCCCACCGGGCTCCCGCCGTCTTCCGTACCGCGGTCCACGCGCTCCAGTGA
- a CDS encoding VOC family protein produces MDWTLEVIVLPVTDIDRARDFYRDKLGFHVDIDAEVMPGARVVQLTPPGSGCSIALTDGLPNPTGTPRPGTYHGLQLCVTDITAAHAELVGRGVEVSEPQRYAPDDGATFMYFTDPDGNGWAVQEYRRRETEPLHKVLADLAASNAGDTVG; encoded by the coding sequence ATGGACTGGACCCTCGAAGTGATCGTGCTTCCCGTCACCGACATCGACCGGGCCCGGGACTTCTACCGGGACAAGCTCGGCTTCCACGTCGACATCGACGCCGAGGTGATGCCGGGCGCCCGCGTCGTCCAGCTGACGCCGCCCGGATCCGGCTGCTCGATCGCCCTCACCGACGGCCTGCCCAACCCGACCGGAACCCCGCGACCGGGCACGTACCACGGCCTCCAGCTGTGCGTCACCGACATCACCGCCGCACACGCCGAACTCGTCGGCCGGGGCGTCGAGGTCTCCGAGCCGCAGCGGTACGCTCCCGACGACGGGGCGACCTTCATGTACTTCACCGATCCGGACGGCAACGGCTGGGCGGTGCAGGAGTACCGCCGCCGGGAGACCGAACCCCTGCACAAGGTCCTCGCCGACCTGGCCGCGAGCAACGCGGGGGACACGGTGGGGTGA
- a CDS encoding isoprenylcysteine carboxyl methyltransferase family protein, with protein sequence MTSTTWYTLLVLAVAAERLAELVVARRNTRWSLARGGVESGRGHYPAMVALHTGLLAGCLAEAGFAERPFPPVLGWTMAAVVVAAQALRWWCIRALGPRWNTRVIVVPGLPRVAGGPYRWMGHPNYVAVAAEGLALPLVHGAWATALVFTVLNAALMAVRIRCEDGALARLPAADARA encoded by the coding sequence ATGACCTCGACCACCTGGTACACCCTCCTGGTGCTGGCCGTCGCGGCCGAGCGCCTCGCCGAACTCGTCGTGGCCCGCCGCAACACCCGCTGGAGCCTCGCCCGGGGCGGCGTCGAATCGGGTCGCGGGCACTATCCGGCGATGGTCGCGCTGCACACCGGGCTGCTGGCCGGCTGCCTGGCGGAGGCCGGGTTCGCCGAACGTCCCTTCCCGCCCGTCCTCGGCTGGACGATGGCCGCCGTCGTCGTGGCCGCGCAAGCGCTGCGCTGGTGGTGCATCCGCGCGCTCGGCCCCCGCTGGAACACCCGCGTCATCGTCGTTCCCGGCCTCCCCCGGGTCGCCGGCGGCCCCTACCGGTGGATGGGCCACCCGAACTACGTCGCCGTCGCCGCCGAAGGCCTCGCGCTGCCCCTGGTCCACGGGGCGTGGGCGACCGCCCTCGTGTTCACCGTGCTCAACGCCGCGCTCATGGCCGTGCGGATCCGGTGCGAGGACGGGGCGCTCGCCCGCCTCCCGGCCGCGGACGCGCGCGCGTGA
- a CDS encoding cold-shock protein, which produces MASGTVKWFNSEKGFGFIAQDGGGPDVFAHYSNINSTGFRELQEGQAVTFDITQGQKGPQAENITTA; this is translated from the coding sequence ATGGCCAGCGGAACCGTCAAGTGGTTCAACTCGGAAAAGGGCTTCGGCTTCATCGCGCAGGACGGCGGCGGTCCCGACGTCTTCGCGCACTACTCCAACATCAACTCCACCGGCTTCCGTGAGCTTCAGGAAGGCCAGGCGGTGACCTTCGACATCACCCAGGGCCAGAAGGGCCCGCAGGCGGAGAACATCACCACCGCCTGA
- a CDS encoding UbiA family prenyltransferase — MDAVDRVSPAGAGPAYAEPAGAEPAESGPAGAGPTGAGRRGRVTGLALACHPGPALAVTALACALALGSGLGGTRSALVTAAVLTGQLSVGWCNDAYDARRDADAGRRGKPAADGTVGARAVWAAAVVAAALCVPLSLACGALAGTAHLAAVTAAWLYNLWLKATVLSWLPYVAGFGALPAAVALSLPGGPWPRWWVVAAGSLLGFAAHLADTLPDIAADRAAGVRGLPHRLGVRGTRLLLPVPLLGATAVLAFGPPGPVGTGGATALVLAGAASLAGPALGRRWRKAALAGAVAVAAVDLALLLARGAAGA; from the coding sequence ATGGACGCCGTGGACAGGGTGAGCCCGGCCGGAGCGGGGCCGGCCTACGCCGAGCCGGCCGGGGCGGAGCCGGCCGAGTCGGGGCCGGCGGGCGCGGGCCCGACCGGTGCGGGGCGGCGCGGCCGGGTCACGGGGCTCGCGCTGGCGTGCCACCCGGGACCGGCGCTCGCGGTGACCGCGCTCGCCTGCGCCCTCGCCCTCGGCTCCGGCCTCGGCGGCACCCGCTCCGCGCTGGTCACGGCGGCGGTGCTGACCGGCCAGCTCTCGGTGGGCTGGTGCAACGACGCGTACGACGCGCGGCGTGACGCCGACGCGGGCCGCCGGGGGAAGCCCGCGGCCGACGGCACGGTCGGGGCGCGTGCGGTGTGGGCGGCGGCGGTGGTCGCGGCCGCCCTGTGTGTGCCGCTCTCGCTGGCCTGCGGGGCGCTCGCCGGTACGGCGCATCTCGCCGCGGTCACCGCCGCCTGGCTCTACAACCTGTGGCTCAAGGCGACCGTCCTGTCCTGGCTGCCGTACGTGGCCGGGTTCGGCGCCCTGCCCGCAGCCGTCGCCCTCTCCCTGCCCGGCGGGCCGTGGCCGCGGTGGTGGGTGGTGGCGGCCGGGTCCCTGCTCGGGTTCGCGGCGCATCTGGCCGACACGCTCCCGGACATCGCGGCGGACCGGGCGGCCGGGGTCCGGGGGCTCCCGCACCGGCTGGGCGTCAGGGGGACCCGGCTGCTGCTGCCGGTGCCGCTGCTCGGCGCCACGGCCGTGCTGGCGTTCGGGCCGCCGGGGCCGGTGGGCACCGGGGGTGCGACGGCGCTCGTCCTGGCCGGTGCGGCGTCGCTCGCGGGTCCGGCGCTCGGCCGCCGGTGGCGCAAGGCCGCCCTGGCGGGAGCGGTGGCCGTGGCGGCGGTGGATCTCGCGCTGCTGCTGGCCAGAGGAGCCGCGGGGGCCTGA
- a CDS encoding type III polyketide synthase: MTRIAAVHGALPPHRHTQREVTEMVARTCLPPEADRRVLDRLHENARVRTRRTVLPLDGYRDLDGFGASNDVFIRSAVDLGAQAVRGALRAAGLRPTDVDLLMFTSVTGIAAPSVDARLVARLGMRSDVKRLPLFGLGCVAGAAGTARLHDYLLGRPDDVAVLLSVELCSLTFQRHDASPANLVATALFGDGAAAVVALGGRRAVSGPEIVATRSRMYPDTEHVMGWDIGSTGFTVVLDPAVPEVVRRYLADDVREFLDEHGLKPKDVAHWVCHPGGPKVLETVIEVLDLPDGALDVTWRSLADVGNLSSSSVLHVLRDTIEQRRPEPGTPGLLLAMGPGFCCELVLLRW; the protein is encoded by the coding sequence ATGACCCGCATCGCCGCGGTTCACGGGGCACTGCCGCCCCACCGCCACACCCAGCGCGAGGTCACCGAGATGGTGGCCCGCACCTGCCTGCCGCCCGAAGCCGACCGCCGTGTCCTGGACCGGCTCCACGAGAACGCCCGGGTCCGCACCCGACGCACCGTGCTCCCCCTGGACGGCTACCGCGACCTCGACGGCTTCGGCGCGTCCAACGACGTGTTCATCCGGTCCGCGGTCGACCTCGGCGCCCAGGCCGTACGCGGTGCGCTGCGGGCGGCGGGGCTGCGGCCCACCGATGTGGACCTGCTGATGTTCACCTCGGTCACCGGCATCGCCGCCCCCTCCGTAGACGCCCGGCTCGTGGCCCGCCTGGGGATGCGCTCGGACGTCAAACGGCTGCCCCTCTTCGGCCTCGGCTGCGTCGCCGGAGCCGCCGGGACGGCCCGGTTGCACGACTATCTCCTCGGCCGCCCCGACGACGTGGCCGTGCTCCTGTCGGTCGAGCTCTGCTCGCTCACCTTCCAGCGCCACGACGCGTCGCCCGCCAACCTGGTGGCGACCGCGCTGTTCGGCGACGGAGCGGCCGCCGTGGTCGCCCTCGGCGGCCGCCGGGCCGTCTCCGGGCCCGAGATCGTGGCCACCCGCAGCCGGATGTACCCGGACACCGAGCACGTCATGGGCTGGGACATCGGCAGCACCGGCTTCACGGTGGTCCTCGACCCGGCGGTGCCCGAGGTCGTACGGCGCTATCTCGCCGACGACGTAAGGGAGTTCCTCGACGAGCACGGACTCAAGCCGAAGGACGTCGCCCACTGGGTGTGCCACCCGGGCGGCCCCAAGGTGCTGGAGACCGTCATCGAGGTCCTCGATCTGCCCGACGGCGCGCTCGACGTCACCTGGCGCTCGCTGGCCGACGTCGGCAACCTGTCCTCGTCCTCGGTCCTGCACGTCCTGCGGGACACCATCGAACAGCGCCGGCCGGAGCCGGGCACCCCCGGCCTGCTGCTGGCCATGGGCCCGGGATTCTGCTGCGAACTGGTGCTGCTGCGCTGGTAG
- a CDS encoding LPFR motif small protein yields the protein MLKAIADVLRSIGGAIATVVTLPFRALARLFGGASSSARGHH from the coding sequence ATGCTGAAGGCCATCGCAGACGTACTCCGCTCCATCGGCGGAGCCATCGCCACCGTGGTCACGCTGCCCTTCCGGGCACTGGCCAGGCTGTTCGGCGGCGCGTCGAGCAGCGCGCGCGGCCACCACTGA
- a CDS encoding DUF6221 family protein, with the protein MAGNADMVAFVRARLADEEHVALAAGGDRWRCPADVPGEVHDRTGGVAFTVRGRGFDQHIALQNPARTLERIETSRVMLGEYVEVADLDTDRPAEDFRSGRAVGLGFAVRQLAAEYAGHPDYQARWLPRFIQ; encoded by the coding sequence ATGGCCGGCAACGCAGACATGGTGGCCTTCGTCCGGGCGCGGCTCGCCGACGAGGAACACGTCGCACTGGCCGCCGGCGGGGACCGATGGCGGTGCCCGGCCGATGTGCCGGGCGAGGTCCACGACCGCACCGGCGGGGTGGCGTTCACCGTACGGGGCCGGGGCTTCGACCAGCACATCGCCCTCCAGAACCCCGCGCGGACCCTGGAGCGCATCGAGACGAGCCGGGTCATGCTCGGCGAGTACGTCGAGGTGGCCGACCTGGACACCGACCGCCCGGCCGAGGACTTCCGCTCCGGCCGCGCGGTGGGCCTCGGCTTCGCCGTACGGCAGCTGGCCGCCGAGTACGCGGGCCACCCCGACTACCAGGCGCGCTGGCTGCCCCGGTTCATCCAGTAG